A window from Salvia miltiorrhiza cultivar Shanhuang (shh) chromosome 2, IMPLAD_Smil_shh, whole genome shotgun sequence encodes these proteins:
- the LOC131009822 gene encoding uncharacterized protein LOC131009822 produces the protein MQVASSYRFDPPPPRPTKKRAVVRHDREGGAERLHRDYFAVEPVYGPQFFRRRFRMSRELFLRIVNALEVDPYFQQRPDAVGRVGFSPIQKCTAAIRQLAYGNSADCCDEYLRIGESTALECLKKFCKAVVRIFGGTYLRRPTTADVQRITTMHEARHGFPGMLGSLDCMHWGWKNCPVAWHGAYTRGDQGEPTIILEAVASQDLWIWHAFFGVAGSNNDINVLHQSTLFNDVLAGHAAAVHFLANNSHHTRGYYLTDGIYPDWPVFVKSFQFPNDEKKRRFKAMQEAARKDVGRAFGVLQARWGGNASNFDGDDGEGPSSTPQTQFNSGAPPEFAAYLARNASLKDARLHARLRDDLVEHIWARFGPVDP, from the exons ATGCAAGTGGCAAGTTCATATCGGTTCGATCCACCTCCACCACGCCCGACGAAAAAGCGGGCAGTGGTTCGTCATGACCGTGAAGGTGGAGCCGAGCGCCTCCATCGCGATTATTTCGCCGTCGAGCCTGTTTATGGGCCACAATTCTTTCGCCGTCGATTTCGCATGAGCCGGGAGTTGTTTCTACGCATTGTCAATGCGCTAGAAGTCGATCCTTACTTCCAACAACGTCCGGATGCTGTTGGCCGGGTGGGCTTCTCCCCGATCCAGAAGTGCACTGCCGCTATTCGACAATTGGCATACGGAAATTCTGCTGATTGTTGTGATGAATATCTCCGTATAGGAGAGTCGACGGCGTTGGAATGCTTGAAGAAATTCTGCAAGGCCGTCGTTCGTATCTTTGGCGGCACGTATTTGAGGCGGCCAACAACTGCCGATGTGCAACGCATCACTACAATGCACGAAGCCCGCCATGGGTTTCCGGGAATGTTGGGGAGcctagactgcatgcattggggaTGGAAGAATTGCCCCGTTGCTTGGCACGGCGCCTACACTCGAGGGGATCAAGGCGAGCCAACAATTATATTAGAGGCCGTTGCTTCACAAGATTTATGGATCTGGCATGCATTCTTTGGAGTCGCTGGGtccaacaacgacatcaacgtgctcCACCAGTCCACGCTATTCAACGATGTTTTAGCGGGGCATGCAGCGGCTGTGCACTTCCTCGCCAACAATTCTCACCACACTCGAGGATACTACTTAACAGACGGCATCTATCCGGACTGGCCGGTGTTCGTGAAGAGCTTCCAGTTTCCGAACGATGAGAAGAAGCGGAGGTTCAAGGCGATGCAAGAAGCTGCAAGGAAGGATGTGGGACGAGCTTTCGGTGTTCTTCAGGCTCGGTGGG GTGGAAATGCAAGTAATTTTGACGGTGACGACGGCGAGGGACCAAGTTCTACTCCTCAAACACAATTCAATTCCGGAGCACCACCGGAGTTCGCCGCCTATTTGGCACGGAATGCAAGCTTGAAGGATGCACGATTGCATGCTCGCCTCCGCGACGATTTGGTTGAGCATATATGGGCACGCTTTGGTCCAGTTGACCCGTAG